The Sorghum bicolor cultivar BTx623 chromosome 6, Sorghum_bicolor_NCBIv3, whole genome shotgun sequence genome contains the following window.
CAGCTGGTCTGCCCCCTCAGCGAACCCGCGACCACAGCATCGTCCTCAAGCCCGGCGCGTTACCGGTGGCTGTTCGGCCCTACCGCTACCCCGCTGCGCACAAAGATGAGCTCGAGCGGCAGTGCGCCGCCATGATGGAGCAAGGCATCGTACGGCGCAGCGACTCCGCGTTCTCGTCCTCGGTCCTCCTCGTCAAGAAGCCAGACGGGTCGTGGCGCTTCTGCGTCGACTACAGAGCGCTCAACGCGCTCACCATCAAAGACGCGTTCCCCATACCGGTGGTCGACGAGCTCTTGGATGAACTCCATGGGGCCTGCTACTTCACCAAGCTCGACCGCCGCTCGGGGTACCACCAAGTCCGCATGCGGCCGGCGGACATCCACAAGACGGCGTTCCGCACGCACGACGGCCTCTATGAGTTCCTGGTCATGGCCTTCGGACTATGCAATGCTCCGGCCACGTTCCAGGCTTTGATGAACGATGTTCTTCGTCCGTTCCTCCGTTGTTTTGTGCTGGTGTTCTTTGACGATATTTTGATTTACAGCAGCACTTGGGCCGATCACCTTCGCCATCTTCGTGCGGTCTTCGACGAGCTGCAGCGTCACACACTCTTCCTCAAGCGCTCCAAGTGCGCGTTCGCTGCAGCGTCGGTCGCGTACCTTGGCCACGTCGTCTCTGTTGCTGGCGTCGCCATGGATCCCGCCAAACTCCAAGCCGTGCGGGACTGGCCGCAGCCACGGTCCGCCCGGGCAGTGCGTGGGTTCCTGGGACTCGCCGGCTACTACCGCAAGTTCGTTCACAATTATGGGACCATCGCAGCACCTCTCACCGCCCTGCTGAAGGACGGCTTCTCGTGGTCCGCCGAGGCCGCTGCTGCGTTCGACGCCCTCAAGGACGCGGTGACCTCGGCGCCGGTGCTCGCCATGCCGGACTTCTCCAAGCAGTTCACCGTCGAGTGCGACGCATCGTCGCATGGCTTCGGGGCGGTACTGGTCCAGGAGGGCCACCCCATTGCCTTCTTCAGCCGCCCCGTGGCGCCACGGCACCGCGCTCTCGCCGCCTATGAACGCGAGCTCATCGGTCTTGTCCATGCAGTTCGCCATTGGCGACCGTATTTATGGAGGTGCCGCTTCACTGTCAAGACCGACCACTACAGCCTCAAGTACCTGCTGGATCAGCGCTTGTCAACCATTCCTCAGCATCACTGGGTTGGCAAGCTGCTGGGCTTCGACTTCGCCGTGGAATACAAGCCGGGGCACTCGAACGCCGTGGCTGATGCTCTCTCACGGCGGGATACTGTCGAGGAGAGCGCGGtgctggtgctgtccgcgccccgCTTCGACTTCGTGCAGCGACTGCGCCAGGCTCACGCAACTGATCCGGCCCTTGTCGCACTCCAGCAGGAGATCAGTGCGGGTACACGGGCGCTCCCCTGGGCGCTGTCCGACGGGCTGGTCACGTACAGCGGGCGGCTGTACCTACCACCGGCCTCTCCCTTGCTGCAGgaggctctgcgcgccgtccacGAGGAGGGCCACGAGGGGGTCCAGCGTACGCTGCACCGGCTCCGTCGCGATTTTCACTTCCCTCACATGAAGACGGTGGTGCAGGACTTTGTGCGGGGCTGCTCCATCTGCCAGCGCCACAAATTAGAGCATCTTCACCCAGCGGGGCTCCTACTACCACTATCCGTGCCGCAGGGGGTGTGGTCCGACATCGCCATGGATTTCGTCGAGGCCCTTCCCCGCGTTAAGGGCAAGTCTGTCATCCTCACCGTCGTCGACAGATTCAGCAAGTATTGCCACTTCATTCCCTTGGCGCATCCGTACTCGGCGGAGGGGGTGGCCCAAGCATTCTTCGCGGACGTTGTTAGGCTGCACGGCATTCCGCAGTCCATCGTGTCCGACCGCGACACGGTGTTCACCTCCAATTTTTGGCGCGAGTTGAAGCGCCTTAGCGGCACTAAACTGCAGATGTCGACAGCTTTTCACCCCCAGACGGACGGGCAGTCCGAATCAGCTAACAAAGTCATCATCATGTATTTGCGTTGCCTGACAGGAGACAGACCTCGCGACTGGCTGCGTTGGCTTCCGTGGGCAGAGTACATCTTCAACACCGCGTTCCAGTCTTCGCTCCACGACACTCCATTCCGTGTCGTGTACGGCCGGGATCCGCCGTCCATTCGCTCCTACGAGCCGGGCGAAACTCGGGTCGCTGCGGTGGCTCAGACCATGGAGGAACGCGCCGAGTTCATCGCCGACGTCAAGCACcgactcgagcaggcccaggcaGTCCAAAAACGCCACTACGACCGGGGTCATCGGCCGGTCTCTTACCTGGTGGGAGATTGAGCGCTCCTTCGCCTTCGACAGAGGCCGGCTGCGTCCCTGTCCGCGGCTCCTGCAGGCAAGCTGAAGCCCAAGTTCTACGGCCCATACTGGGTGGTGGAGCTCATCAACGACGTCGCGGTCCGCCTCGACTTGCCACCCCAAGCTCGCATCCACGACGTGTTCCACGTGGGCCTTCTTAAGAAGTACCACGGCGAGCCTCCAGCAGCTCCGCCGCCCCTTCCTCCGCTCCGCCATGGTGCAGTGGTGCCCGAGCCTGAGCAAGTGGTCAAGTCACGCTTGGCCAGGGGTGTGCGTCAAGTCCTCATCAAGTGGAAGGGGTCATCGCCGGCTTCAGCTACATGGGAAGGTGTTGACGTCTTCCGCGCTTCCTACCCACAgttccagctcgaggacgagctgcctCTCGAGGAGGGGAGAGATGTCATGTGGGGAAATACATACACTAGGCGTCGCAGGCTGCGCGATGTGCGCAGGGCCGCTGAGCGCGCCCAGAGCCTGGCCAAGGGGGCTGGCGCCGTTAGTGGCTAGCCAGGCGCCCAGGCGGCTTGGCCAGAAAAGGGGAGTCCAGGTTTGGTAAGATATGGTTTGTTTAGAAAGATATTATCAGGTTTCCTTAAGTCTAGAAGATTAGTTTCCTTTCTTGTTGGGAGTCCAGGCTATAAAGCCTTGTAATTGGAGACCTTTTGAATCAAGCAAGATTAAACCtatctctcttctctcttctctcaaGCCGCCGGCCAGGGGGTATAACCCGACCAGCGAGGTTAGGCGAGGGGGCATAACCCCGCCAGTTATCACGGACCAAGGCTACGAGCTACGTAGCCGAGGGCCGCCGTCGCTGGGCAAGAACGCCCTTGACATGTGGTCAGCTGTTCGTAGTTGTTAGTGGTTTGTCATAGGTGTGGTCGCTCTCTTTTGTTAATGGTTTGTCGTAGTTGCTTTCTTGACCAGTTTTTTCTGCTGTTTCAAACCTTGTAGTTGTTTTTCTTGGTAGTATGGAGTCCTCCTCTAGTAGTGGGTCTTGCTGGCTTTTTGAGTCTAGGGGTTGCTCAGTTTCCGGGCCTGGTTTCGCCATAAAAACTGGGTCAATTCTTTTCTTCTAATAATATGTGCAGCAATGCGACTGCCACTCTTTCGAAAAAAGTAAGTAGTAACAGCTACATGGCATGGTTAGACTTCATAAAGAAGTACACCCTTGTCAAAACTCAAAAACAAATGCCTACTCCAGccaacaagtttattttgaaagTAATAATAGAATGACAGAATCAGATTGTGTTCGGCACACCTCAgcaacaaaaggaaaaaaaaaggttaTGTTCCTGTCCAGGTGTATATGTAGTAGTAACCTGCCCTGATAATAGCTGAAAGCCTGAAAAAGCACTCTCAGGGTATCTAGTCCGACATTTGGGAACTTTATCCATGTACTCTTAATTGGATCTTTAATCATCTATATAATGACAACTGTATATGATTGGTGGCACTAGCTTCCATGGCCAGAGCCCGCAGAGGGAACACAGATGGGGACTTCTTGAGACTAAATGTAAGATATTTTCACAAAAGTGACAACTGATGCCACAGTATGCCCAGGAAAGATACAAACCAGATATAACCTCCAAACAAGCTGCAGTAACTGAACAGCCCTCCAGGTTTAGATGACCTAGCTTGTGCAGACCTGAATTGAATGATCCAACAAGTAAAAGCAATGAGTTAATGCTAATTTTTAATGAAACGTTCATGGTTACTGAACAACTAAAAGCAATGAGtagttaaaaataaaaatacaccTACCCTACACAAGGGCATGTACAAGAACCAAATATTATAGTGAAGGAAATGAAGAAATTGATTCGTGTTTCTTGGTGCTACCTCTCAGATAAGAAACACCAAAATCAGAGATTTTGCAGGAAGAGAGCTGTAGCTCTCTCAAATTCGTGAGATCTACAGAAGGAAAATACTATTTGTTAGCCTTGGAGATCATTCTAAGTTACGATATACTGATATGCACCTTACAACAGTCAGCTAAGGAGAGGTGCTacctgataaatatttcatgtctGAATCTGTGATGCAATTACAGTATCTCATATTCAGTTTTTCCAGTTTTTTCAAGCCTGCGTCACAAAGTTTGTCATTGCATCCGGTGGAATTTAAGTTTGAAGCACTAATGTAATGGAGAATGAGCTGAATTCACATCATAGGTGTATACAAGTTTCTCCCCTCTAGTGAATTGGAACATGCAAAGATAATCATTCACGTTCAAGCAGCATTGTCTTGGTAAAAAAACATTAACTGGTGCTACTAAGTCATTTTAACTTTTGATAATCATTATTCACGTTCAAACAGCATTGTCTTGGTAACAAACATTAACTGGTGCTACTAAGTCTTCCAAGCCTGCAGCAGATACGGTGGTGGTTTGCATATAATTCATAACTGACGAGCTTAGAAAGAAAGGGATACCTTTTAAATGTATAAGCCCGCCATGAATCTTTGGACATCGCTCGAGGTCTAAGTTTACCAAATTAACTAAGTTTGCAAAGGCTTTTGCTCCTTCAGCAGTAACAGCAGCACATTTCTTAATGCTCAGCGATGTCAAGTTTGAAAAGCCTACAAAGTTAGGAGATTATTGTGGCAGAGTAACAAAAACAAGAATTTCTTAAACAAGAATTCCTAATACTAAATTAGGTTGACACAGCAATATCATACAGCGGACAGCAAACTCAGCTGTTGTGCTATCAGCGTAACACTGACCCGATAATGTCTTAAGTCCATGTTCTGAGATTTTATCACAATAATCGCATGCCAAACTTTGCATGCTTGAGCAATCTTTAAGAAGATTGAATCCACTATCAGTCACATCTGAGCAAGAGAGGTCAACAGATAGCAAGGACTGCCCTTGAGAAGCCACTACTTCCATCCAAGCATCAGTAACTCCAGGGTAGTCTCCTAGACAAACATCCTGTGAAGAGATGTCCCATGTTAGGTCCTGCTCAGCATAGTGCACGACAGTAAGCTTAAGACTAGGCTATGCCGGCCCCTACAAAACAGTACTCCCACCATTCCAGATAATACgtcattttggcttttctaggtacATAGTTGACATCATGTTGCTAAGTACCTAGAAAAACTAAAATGACATATAatttgggacagagggagtagtagGTATCAAGTTCTGATCGATTTGACGATTATACATCATTGTTCATATTAGGAAAGGAAAAGTTATATTATAACATTCCTTAAATTTCCACAAAACGGTGGAAAAACTCATGTGTTTAAGTTCACCTAGAATGGTGTGCCAAACAAGAACAGAATCATCACCTGCAAAGCACAATCACGGAAAGCCCCAAGCGATGCCTCCGTGAGGCATCCGCATTCCACCAGCTCATTGAATATCTGCTGACTAAGATCTCTGGGCAGGAGGGAGAAATCAGAATACCTATTTATGTCCTGCAATCATCCCCACCAATTCAGCTAAGAACAAGCACACTCCCTTCAGAAACTGAAAATCAAACAAAGGCAATAAAACACCTCGCAGACTTTGGCCACACATAGCTCCACAAGAGACGGGCACCGGCCTGGCGCTGGGCCCTGTGTTCTCCGCTGCACATCGGCAGAGTTGCTGCGGGGCAGCGTGTGCAGCAGCCACTTGAAGCTGCCGCTCTTGGAGAACCTCGCACTGTAGAGATCATCCTCTTGGACCAACTGGCCCCTCTTCCTCGAACAGGCACTACCCATGATGCCACCGCTTGCAGCGTGCACTGAACTTAAACCAATCAATCACTCCTGACCTCAGTGGCTCAGGGAAAAAGCACAACAATATGAGTTGTGAGTTTGTGACTGATGTTTGTCAGAAttttctttttatgatcttatcATCCACTCCCAGCGTGATTATGACCAGGGACAGACTTCACTTTCTCCGTCTCCATCCTGCAGGCACCATAAAAACATCGCACGATTTTCAGAGTTTGTTTTTTACTCACTGCAGCAAACAAGCTCACAAGGCATAGCTAGACTAGATGCAGTTCCACGCAATCAAAGCCTCTTGCAAAGTTATCCCAGTACTAAATGCAATCAACCCCACCAGGATATTGATCCTACTCCTATACCACAGTAAACGCGGCCATCGCCTACGGAGAGAGCAAAGCATAAATCCTACGAGCGTACAATTGTCTATTGAAACACAAATAGCCCCGAGATAACTAACTGCATCAAATGCTCTTCACAAATTACCACACAAATTACCACTAGAGAGTACGAAAAGCagaagaatgcccaaaatcccAACCTGCAATCACCAGAGCAAGAGGAAAATTCGCGGCACGCTGAACAGATCAACAACCACCGAAAAATCGGCCCGAATTAACAGGAAACAGAACAAAACTACCTGATCGGATATGCGATTCTTCTCACCGGGAGGCCCGCTGAACCAAGGAGCCAGGGTTTAGCCTGGGATTCCAGCTAAAATAAGCTAGCGCCTCGAATCATCATCATCGCATCTAATCTAGATTAGACGAACCCAcacgagagcgagagagagagagagagagcggggAAGAGAGAGCGACAGGGGACACGAAGGGAAGGAGGGAGAGGCGGAGAAGAAAGGTTAAAAGCGAGAGGCGAAGCAGCGCGTGAGTTCCACGTGTCGTCAGTGGACACTTAGCTAGGACGACAGAATTTCGTCACTGACATGTGGGGTATGGACTGCGTTGGTCCAGATGTCAGTGATTATGTTTGCAAATGGGTTGGTGGCTGATAGGGATGTGGGGATGGGGCCCACACCACAGGGAAGCGAAGAGGATAAGGCaaaggaggagagagagagacctGGGGCGCAAGGCACGGCAGCACCGCAGCAGCCCCCCCGGGTTGCGCTGCCGGTTTTGTGGGCCCGTGGCCGCTTGTCCGTCCTATGGCCTACACGTGGGCCCCGCGGTTTTACTGGTTCAGTTGCGATTTTAATTCGGCTGTGGTAGTACGTGTACCATTTGGAGCGCTGCTCCTCCCGTGATGAtctagtaaggccttgtttaggccttgcttagtttgagaaaaaatttggatttcgctacagtagcactttcgtttgtttgtggtaaatattatccaattatagactaactaggatcaaagattcgtcttgcgatttacagataaactacgtaattagtttttgttttcgtctatacttaatgcttcatgcatatgccgcaagattcgatgtgacggggaatcttaaaaaattttaggaactaaacaaggccttagttcgcaaaaattttacaaaatttttcagattccctgtcccatcgaatctttagacgtatgcatgaagtattaaatatagataaaaataaaaactaattgcacagtttggtcagaattgacgagacgaaccttttaagcctagttagtctataattggacaatatttgtcaaatacaaacgaaagtgttactattcacattttgcaaaattttttggaactaaaccaggcctaatcTACTAGTACTACTCACGTTGTACGGTTAGCTTACTACATGTAGTACGTTTGCACCTGCATTTTCCCATTTTGTGTTTCTCCATGGTTGCATTTGCACATGCATCCTGCCTTGTAGATTAATGATAGTCTCTTTTGCAAATGCAAGTATAACTTATGTTAAGACATTCCCCAGACATAAAATGTACAATTTTTTTGTGTTCATGTCATTAGGGCTTACTATCGATAAATCAATTCAgagagtgtttggttggggtGGTAAAATTTAAcatgtactgtagcatttttgttctaTTTAACAATTAGTATTCaaacatagattaattaggttcaaaaaattttgtctcacaaattactctctacctgtgtttttagtttcataagtagtttatatttagtacttcatgcatgtgtccaaaaattcgatgtaacgagagttaaagtttaacaaacGCAACCAAAGGGAGCCTAAGTGGATATGCTCTTGTCCCCTGTATAATATACTCTTAATTTAACATATTGATGAGATGTTTCATGTTGTAGAGTGGCAGGTTGGCAATTATTCAAGTGGCAAATATGGAAATTATCAAAAAATAAGTGGCCGATATAGTGTCTACAACTAGTAACAATATGAGATGGATGGTGAGCTCTGTGAATGTAATAGTATGGAATTGTTGAAACCAGAGGCAGAGCCAGAGAAACAAATTAGGGGAGGCAAGACAAAGAAAAGGCATGAACATACGATCTTGAAGAACTTATTTCCTTTAAAATAACTACTTATAATGGTGGCTAAAATAAGAGTATATACAAAACTTGTAAACCATAGGGGGCCTtggcccctgctagcccccctgCTACGCCACTGGTCGAAATTGTGAATGTGCATCAGAACTCTATTTTCTGTTAAATATTTAATTTGTgcatacaagtggaaataaccAATTACTATTCAAATACTCACTATGGCCGCCACAatgaagtttgaagggtagagagaggatgggttcctctctccctcccgccgagcttgcgaggcgagattcggcgctttttgagaaaatgaagtgcatattttctattgcaccggtgcaAAATTtgaagaagtcgcgggagtgtttctcgctgagaaaacactcaccggacgctggccactgaggcaccggacgctaagtttgagcgtccggtgcaggcagtgcctggcccagctagggtaaggcaccggacgataggcaccggacgctggcttgagcgtccggtggtgcgcgtccggtgtgcgggcgttttgcgaccctctctgcgcatgggtccggtgtgcactggacgctcagggcgcgtccggtggcttgcgtccggtgaccctgcgagtttgcggagctctctgcgcatgagtccggtgtgcaccggacgcgtccggtgccaacctgctcagcgtccggtgctctgcaggttaccgttagactctgacacgcggctgacgttggagcaccggacgctggtgttgagcgtccggtgcccctttaagagcgtccggtgaccccgtatttcgcccagtgaaagagccaacggctctatttgtttgaggggctataaatacgtgtttggctggcttggggctcactcctttggcattctagcatacataacatccttgtgagcctaagcaaactcctcccactcatctccttcatagattatacatctttgtgagattgggagtgatttcaagtgcatttgcttgagtgattgcatctagtggcacttggggatcgttttagctgcggttttcttgttactcttggtggttgccgcc
Protein-coding sequences here:
- the LOC8075897 gene encoding uncharacterized protein LOC8075897 isoform X3 codes for the protein MGSACSRKRGQLVQEDDLYSARFSKSGSFKWLLHTLPRSNSADVQRRTQGPAPGRCPSLVELCVAKVCEDINRYSDFSLLPRDLSQQIFNELVECGCLTEASLGAFRDCALQDLTWDISSQDVCLGDYPGVTDAWMEVVASQGQSLLSVDLSCSDVTDSGFNLLKDCSSMQSLACDYCDKISEHGLKTLSGFSNLTSLSIKKCAAVTAEGAKAFANLVNLVNLDLERCPKIHGGLIHLKGLKKLEKLNMRYCNCITDSDMKYLSDLTNLRELQLSSCKISDFGVSYLRGLHKLGHLNLEGCSVTAACLEVISELASLVLLNLSRCGICDEGCENLEGLTKLKALNLGFNHITGACLIHLKDLISLECLNLDSCKIGDEGLFHLKGLIQLKSLELSDTEVGSNGLRHLSGLRNLQSINLSFTLVTDIGLKKISGLSSLKSLNLDNRQITDTGLASLTIFKNLQSLEVCGGLITDAGVKNIKDLKALTLLNLSQNGNLTDKTLELISGLTALVSLNVSNSRVSNSGLHHLKPLLNLRSLSLESCRVTASEIDKLRLVALPNLISVRPE
- the LOC8075897 gene encoding F-box/LRR-repeat protein 14 isoform X1, which encodes MGSACSRKRGQLVQEDDLYSARFSKSGSFKWLLHTLPRSNSADVQRRTQGPAPGRCPSLVELCVAKVCEDINRYSDFSLLPRDLSQQIFNELVECGCLTEASLGAFRDCALQDLTWDISSQDVCLGDYPGVTDAWMEVVASQGQSLLSVDLSCSDVTDSGFNLLKDCSSMQSLACDYCDKISEHGLKTLSGFSNLTSLSIKKCAAVTAEGAKAFANLVNLVNLDLERCPKIHGGLIHLKGLKKLEKLNMRYCNCITDSDMKYLSDLTNLRELQLSSCKISDFGVSYLRGLHKLGHLNLEGCSVTAACLEVISELASLVLLNLSRCGICDEGCENLEGLTKLKALNLGFNHITGACLIHLKDLISLECLNLDSCKIGDEGLFHLKGLIQLKSLELSDTEVGSNGLRHLSGLRNLQSINLSFTLVTDIGLKKISGLSSLKSLNLDNRQITDTGLASLTNLTGLTHLDLFGARITDSGMNCFRFFKNLQSLEVCGGLITDAGVKNIKDLKALTLLNLSQNGNLTDKTLELISGLTALVSLNVSNSRVSNSGLHHLKPLLNLRSLSLESCRVTASEIDKLRLVALPNLISVRPE
- the LOC8075897 gene encoding F-box/LRR-repeat protein 14 isoform X2 — encoded protein: MGSACSRKRGQLVQEDDLYSARFSKSGSFKWLLHTLPRSNSADVQRRTQGPAPGRCPSLVELCVAKVCEDINRYSDFSLLPRDLSQQIFNELVECGCLTEASLGAFRDCALQDVCLGDYPGVTDAWMEVVASQGQSLLSVDLSCSDVTDSGFNLLKDCSSMQSLACDYCDKISEHGLKTLSGFSNLTSLSIKKCAAVTAEGAKAFANLVNLVNLDLERCPKIHGGLIHLKGLKKLEKLNMRYCNCITDSDMKYLSDLTNLRELQLSSCKISDFGVSYLRGLHKLGHLNLEGCSVTAACLEVISELASLVLLNLSRCGICDEGCENLEGLTKLKALNLGFNHITGACLIHLKDLISLECLNLDSCKIGDEGLFHLKGLIQLKSLELSDTEVGSNGLRHLSGLRNLQSINLSFTLVTDIGLKKISGLSSLKSLNLDNRQITDTGLASLTNLTGLTHLDLFGARITDSGMNCFRFFKNLQSLEVCGGLITDAGVKNIKDLKALTLLNLSQNGNLTDKTLELISGLTALVSLNVSNSRVSNSGLHHLKPLLNLRSLSLESCRVTASEIDKLRLVALPNLISVRPE